A genomic stretch from Schistosoma haematobium chromosome 4, whole genome shotgun sequence includes:
- the MSRB2_1 gene encoding Peptide methionine sulfoxide reductase B2, chloroplastic, variant 3 (EggNog:ENOG410VDY9~COG:O) — MLKITWDDTRVLGINELERLSVTSVLFCMQLFRMSTKKSDEEWKCVLNAEQYRVARLKGTEAPFTGEYYHNKEKGEYLCVCCGSKLFDSSAKFDSGSGWPSFYQVYGSNGRDDSQTNVTRTEDNSLDSMRIEISCKQCGAHLGHVFEDGPKPTGLRYCVNSASLSFKKSE, encoded by the exons ATGCTAAAGATAACTTGGGACGACACAA GAGTCCTAGGTATAAACGAACTTGAACGTCTTAGTGTTACTTCAGTTCTCTTTTGTATGCAATTATTCAG AATGTCTACGAAAAAGTCAGACGAAGAGTGGAAATGTGTTTTGAACGCCGAACAGTATCGAGTAGCTCGTCTTAAAGGCACAGAAGCA CCTTTCACCGGTGAATATTACCATAATAAAGAAAAGGGTGAATACCTTTGTGTATGTTGCGGATCAAAACTTTTTGA CTCATCTGCAAAGTTCGACAGTGGGTCAGGTTGGCCATCATTTTATCAAGTTTATGGATCAAACGGGCGAGACGATTCGCAAACAAATGTTACTAGAACAGAAGATAATTCACTGGACTCGATGAGAATAGAAATCTCATGTAAACAG TGTGGCGCTCATCTAGGCCATGTGTTCGAAGATGGACCTAAACCAACCGGTTTACGTTATTGTGTAAACAGTGCATCTTTGTCATTTAAAAAGTCAGAATAA
- the MSRB2_1 gene encoding Peptide methionine sulfoxide reductase B2, chloroplastic (EggNog:ENOG410VDY9~COG:O) → MSTKKSDEEWKCVLNAEQYRVARLKGTEAPFTGEYYHNKEKGEYLCVCCGSKLFEYYSQKNILRHEKERILCSSAKFDSGSGWPSFYQVYGSNGRDDSQTNVTRTEDNSLDSMRIEISCKQCGAHLGHVFEDGPKPTGLRYCVNSASLSFKKSE, encoded by the exons ATGTCTACGAAAAAGTCAGACGAAGAGTGGAAATGTGTTTTGAACGCCGAACAGTATCGAGTAGCTCGTCTTAAAGGCACAGAAGCA CCTTTCACCGGTGAATATTACCATAATAAAGAAAAGGGTGAATACCTTTGTGTATGTTGCGGATCAAAACTTTTTGA GTACTATTCACAGAAGAACATCCTTAGACACGAGAAGGAGCGGATTTTATG CTCATCTGCAAAGTTCGACAGTGGGTCAGGTTGGCCATCATTTTATCAAGTTTATGGATCAAACGGGCGAGACGATTCGCAAACAAATGTTACTAGAACAGAAGATAATTCACTGGACTCGATGAGAATAGAAATCTCATGTAAACAG TGTGGCGCTCATCTAGGCCATGTGTTCGAAGATGGACCTAAACCAACCGGTTTACGTTATTGTGTAAACAGTGCATCTTTGTCATTTAAAAAGTCAGAATAA
- the MSRB2_1 gene encoding Peptide methionine sulfoxide reductase B2, chloroplastic, variant 2 (EggNog:ENOG410VDY9~COG:O), whose translation MSTKKSDEEWKCVLNAEQYRVARLKGTEAPFTGEYYHNKEKGEYLCVCCGSKLFDSSAKFDSGSGWPSFYQVYGSNGRDDSQTNVTRTEDNSLDSMRIEISCKQCGAHLGHVFEDGPKPTGLRYCVNSASLSFKKSE comes from the exons ATGTCTACGAAAAAGTCAGACGAAGAGTGGAAATGTGTTTTGAACGCCGAACAGTATCGAGTAGCTCGTCTTAAAGGCACAGAAGCA CCTTTCACCGGTGAATATTACCATAATAAAGAAAAGGGTGAATACCTTTGTGTATGTTGCGGATCAAAACTTTTTGA CTCATCTGCAAAGTTCGACAGTGGGTCAGGTTGGCCATCATTTTATCAAGTTTATGGATCAAACGGGCGAGACGATTCGCAAACAAATGTTACTAGAACAGAAGATAATTCACTGGACTCGATGAGAATAGAAATCTCATGTAAACAG TGTGGCGCTCATCTAGGCCATGTGTTCGAAGATGGACCTAAACCAACCGGTTTACGTTATTGTGTAAACAGTGCATCTTTGTCATTTAAAAAGTCAGAATAA
- the MSRB2_1 gene encoding Peptide methionine sulfoxide reductase B2, chloroplastic, variant 4 (EggNog:ENOG410VDY9~COG:O): MQLFRMSTKKSDEEWKCVLNAEQYRVARLKGTEAPFTGEYYHNKEKGEYLCVCCGSKLFDSSAKFDSGSGWPSFYQVYGSNGRDDSQTNVTRTEDNSLDSMRIEISCKQCGAHLGHVFEDGPKPTGLRYCVNSASLSFKKSE; encoded by the exons ATGCAATTATTCAG AATGTCTACGAAAAAGTCAGACGAAGAGTGGAAATGTGTTTTGAACGCCGAACAGTATCGAGTAGCTCGTCTTAAAGGCACAGAAGCA CCTTTCACCGGTGAATATTACCATAATAAAGAAAAGGGTGAATACCTTTGTGTATGTTGCGGATCAAAACTTTTTGA CTCATCTGCAAAGTTCGACAGTGGGTCAGGTTGGCCATCATTTTATCAAGTTTATGGATCAAACGGGCGAGACGATTCGCAAACAAATGTTACTAGAACAGAAGATAATTCACTGGACTCGATGAGAATAGAAATCTCATGTAAACAG TGTGGCGCTCATCTAGGCCATGTGTTCGAAGATGGACCTAAACCAACCGGTTTACGTTATTGTGTAAACAGTGCATCTTTGTCATTTAAAAAGTCAGAATAA
- a CDS encoding hypothetical protein (EggNog:ENOG410VGNY~COG:S), producing the protein MYVNDLTSIVQSPMLLYADDVKIWRVITGDKDAFTLQADLNNMINWSKEWLMPINSEKCVYMHLGDSKVKTYNIGDVSLPVVRSHKDLGVTVSNDLKTTAHCREVAVKGFRTLWALKRTFTKLDTTMFTTLYTSLVRTKLENCVQAASPCLKGDSDILEKVQRAATRAIPELRGLSYKERLEKLNLFTLSYRRLRGDLILMYRTLRNDFGPNLFSLFLPTRSGHLRGHSRRVEKPRTNKIPVAYRFSHRVINTWNLLPEAVVSAPSIDTFKRRLDTHISILEKE; encoded by the coding sequence atgtacgttaatgatcttacaagtatagtacagtctccaatgttattatacgctgacgatgtaaaaatttggcgagttataactggagacaaagacgcatttactcttcaggcggacttaaataatatgataaactggtctaaagagtggctaatgcctatcaactcggaaaagtgtgtctacatgcacttgggggattcaaaggttaaaacgtacaacataggggatgtgtcattacccgtagtccggtctcataaggacctaggggtgacagtgagcaatgatcttaagacgacggcccattgccgggaggtcgcagttaaggggtttcgaaccctctgggctttaaaaaggacattcactaagcttgatactaccatgttcaccacattatacacatccttagtgagaactaagttagagaactgtgttcaggctgcaagcccctgtttaaaaggtgactcagacatactagaaaaggtacagagggcagctacgcgtgcaattccggaactccggggtttatcatataaagagcggcttgaaaaactgaacctctttactctgtcctatcgcagactaaggggagatctaatattgatgtacagaacactaagaaatgatttcggacctaacttattctccctcttccttcccactagatcgggacacctcagaggacatagcaggcgagtagaaaagccaagaacgaacaaaatacccgtggcatacaggttttcacaccgagtcatcaatacttggaacctgctgcctgaagcagtggtatccgcaccttcaattgacacTTTCAAGAGGAGACTGGACACACACataagcatactagaaaaggaataa
- the ABT1 gene encoding Activator of basal transcription 1, variant 2 (EggNog:ENOG410VF09~COG:K~BUSCO:EOG091G0G6C), translated as MRLILKILSSSGCQPAVWYGGCDSLDGVGFDISVDSYKLEFKFTCFSSHFTSAFNLMVFDARIEDDKVESDVPGIIYLSTIPNGMNVSMISDIMQQFGKIGRVYLVPTKKKVGKYRQYEEGWVEFLNNKIARRVAKRLNCTEVLGPKRNPWFGELWNIRFLKDTSWNDLFGAEREEEEQRRTAHDRDIVVAKHQARQFSAALDAKKLEKKMKQVKGKRFTERKLVRLNRRQKLTEDEIKEKLAHSSRTPPEGCLGFSAVSNPEFMGSLFAGGL; from the exons ATGCGCCTGATACTGAAAATTTTGAGTTCATCTGGCTGTCAACCTGCTGTATGGTATGGTGGATGTGATAGCCTTGATGGTGTAGGTTTCGACATCTCTGTAGACTCCTATAAGCTGGAGTTTAAATTCA CCTGCTTTTCGTCTCATTTCACCTCGGCGTTCAATTTAATGGTTTTTGATGCCAGAATAGAGGACGACAAAGTCGAGTCTGATGTTCCGGGCATTATATATCTCTCAACTATACCAAATGGGATGAACGTTAGCATGATTTCGGATATTATGCAACAGTTTGGTAAAATTGGCAGAGTTTATTTGGTACCAACAAAGAAAAAAGTAGGAAAATACCGTCAATATGAAGAAGGTTGGGTTGAGTTTCTGAACAACAAAATAGCTAGGCGTGTTGCCAAGCGGCTTAATTGTACAGAAGTTCTTGGACCAAAG CGTAATCCGTGGTTTGGTGAACTGTGGAACATTAGATTTTTGAAAGATACTTCATGGAACGACCTTTTTGGCGCTGAACgcgaagaagaagaacaaagaCGTACAGCTCATGATCGTGATATAGTGGTCGCGAAGCATCAAGCTCGCCAATTTTCTGCAGCTCTGGATGCAAAGAAACTAGAGAAAAAGATGAAGCAAGTTAAAGGGAAAAG ATTTACTGAAAGAAAACTAGTCCGATTGAATCGACGTCAAAAGCTTACAGAAGATGAAATCAAAGAAAAACTTGCTCATTCTAGTCGTACACCGCCTGAAGGATGTCTTGGCTTCTCAGCCGTTTCGAATCCTGAATTTATGGGCAGTCTTTTTGCCGGTGGTCTGtaa
- the ABT1 gene encoding Activator of basal transcription 1 (EggNog:ENOG4112Q80~COG:O,T): MLSLFISPEGRNGGSFYIFMFNLSIVSLRLLPIVEKHRPTNGTLHRTLSWAILFMFAFNSRNSVFFNLPHFRFPSGFQARVCIMMQSGDFHNVCPIHFQQPFLISSSSGVWFVLSHRRLLPMVSGQPILNILGRQLFVNICTSLMMVVVALQVSALYCRIVLTFVLKIVTLILVDSCFEFHLFFNCRDAALALPVLAFWVCIGSSCLLMMLLRALPSSVTGLVFSALYLRNLLFSLCILRPTDAEIATTLASSICISSYGWDRREKL, from the coding sequence ATGTTATCTTTGTTTATATCACCTGAAGGTCGTAACGGCGGatctttttatatatttatgtttaatCTGTCAATAGtttccttacgcctgttacctatcgtggagaagcataggccaaCCAACGGCACTCTCCATCGAAccctgtcttgggcaatccttttcatgtttgctttTAATTCCCGAAACAGTGTGTTCTTCAACCTTCCTCATTTCCGTttcccctcaggattccaagctAGGGTTTGCATCATGATGCAGTCtggtgatttccacaatgtatgtcctatccacttccaacaacctttcttaatttcctcttcatctggagtCTGGTTCGTCctctctcacagaaggctgttgccgatggtatccggtcaaccgATATTGAATATCTTGGGTAGACAGTTGTTTGTGAATATCTGTACttctttgatgatggttgtagtggctctccaagtttcagctctgtactgtaggattgtcttgacgttcgtattgaagattgtgactttaatattggttgacagttgttttgagttccacctgttcttcaactgtagggatgcggcccttgctttgccagtccTTGCCTTTTgggtctgcatcggatcctcatGTTTattgatgatgcttctcagagctcttccatcaagtgtgactgggttggtgttctccgccTTGTATTTGAGAAACTTGCTTTTTtcattgtgtatattgaggcctacaGATGCAGAGATTGCTACTACACTAGCTTCCTCCATCTGCATTTCTTCGTATGGATGGGATAGAAGGGAGaagttgtag